From the Meriones unguiculatus strain TT.TT164.6M chromosome 12, Bangor_MerUng_6.1, whole genome shotgun sequence genome, one window contains:
- the Lgalsl gene encoding galectin-related protein isoform X1 codes for MAGSVADSDAVVKLDDGHLNNSLGSPVQADVYFPRLIVPFCGHIKGGMRPGKKVLVMGIVDLNPESFAISLTCGDSEDPPADVAIELKAVFTDRQLLRNSCISGERGEEQSAIPYFPFIPDQPFRVEILCEHPRFRVFVDGHQLFDFYHRIQTLSAIDTIKINGDLQITKLG; via the exons ATGGCGGGGTCGGTGGCCGACAGCGACGCCGTGGTG AAACTTGATGATGGGCACTTAAACAACTCCCTGGGTTCTCCGGTTCAAGCCGACGTGTACTTCCCACGACTG ATAGTTCCGTTTTGCGGGCACATTAAAGGTGGTATGCGGCCAGGCAAGAAGGTGTTAGTGATGGGCATCGTGGACCTCAACCCAGAAAG CTTTGCCATCAGCTTGACCTGTGGTGATTCCGAAGATCCTCCGGCCGATGTGGCCATTGAACTCAAGGCTGTGTTCACAGACCGGCAGCTCCTCAGAAACTCTTGTATCTCAGGAGAAAGGGGCGAAGAGCAGTCAGCAATCCCTTACTTTCCATTCATCCCCGACCAGCCGTTCAGG GTGGAGATCCTTTGCGAGCACCCACGTTTCAGAGTGTTTGTGGATGGACACCAGCTGTTTGATTTTTACCATCGTATTCAAACATTATCTGCCATTGACACCATAAAGATCAATGGGGACCTCCAGATCACCAAACTTGGCTGA
- the Lgalsl gene encoding galectin-related protein isoform X2 yields the protein MPGLPLWSPPSSLGPRSLSPHQSPRTQKTKLDDGHLNNSLGSPVQADVYFPRLIVPFCGHIKGGMRPGKKVLVMGIVDLNPESFAISLTCGDSEDPPADVAIELKAVFTDRQLLRNSCISGERGEEQSAIPYFPFIPDQPFRVEILCEHPRFRVFVDGHQLFDFYHRIQTLSAIDTIKINGDLQITKLG from the exons ATGCCGGGTCTCCCGCTTTGGAGTCCCCCATCTTCCCTAGGCCCCCGCTCCTTATCACCCCACCAGAGCCCCAGGACGCAGAAGACG AAACTTGATGATGGGCACTTAAACAACTCCCTGGGTTCTCCGGTTCAAGCCGACGTGTACTTCCCACGACTG ATAGTTCCGTTTTGCGGGCACATTAAAGGTGGTATGCGGCCAGGCAAGAAGGTGTTAGTGATGGGCATCGTGGACCTCAACCCAGAAAG CTTTGCCATCAGCTTGACCTGTGGTGATTCCGAAGATCCTCCGGCCGATGTGGCCATTGAACTCAAGGCTGTGTTCACAGACCGGCAGCTCCTCAGAAACTCTTGTATCTCAGGAGAAAGGGGCGAAGAGCAGTCAGCAATCCCTTACTTTCCATTCATCCCCGACCAGCCGTTCAGG GTGGAGATCCTTTGCGAGCACCCACGTTTCAGAGTGTTTGTGGATGGACACCAGCTGTTTGATTTTTACCATCGTATTCAAACATTATCTGCCATTGACACCATAAAGATCAATGGGGACCTCCAGATCACCAAACTTGGCTGA